Proteins co-encoded in one Acidovorax sp. 69 genomic window:
- a CDS encoding TetR/AcrR family transcriptional regulator, with amino-acid sequence MPAIPESRQVTRIPRARSGTGRALQKGQQTKAAIVEAALGLATHIGLEGLSIGALADVTGMSKSGVFAHFGSREELQISVIREYHTRFEQEVFYPAMSAARGVGRLSALFDNWMKRTSIEIDSGCIYISGAVEFDDRTGPVRDALASSVLTWHAAMRRAIEQCKVLGELRADTDAEQMLFEIHGLILALHYEARFLQTPGSMGRAVQGFHNTVARYSAEPSAEAAPAAPAAAKRRKVSNQTTTSKE; translated from the coding sequence ATGCCCGCCATCCCTGAATCCCGCCAGGTCACCCGCATTCCGCGCGCTCGCAGCGGTACCGGGCGCGCCTTGCAAAAAGGTCAGCAAACCAAGGCGGCCATTGTGGAAGCCGCATTGGGGCTGGCGACACACATCGGGCTCGAAGGCCTGTCCATCGGGGCGCTGGCCGATGTCACGGGCATGAGCAAATCGGGCGTGTTTGCCCACTTTGGCTCGCGTGAAGAACTGCAGATTTCCGTCATCCGCGAATACCACACGCGTTTTGAGCAAGAGGTCTTCTACCCCGCCATGTCCGCTGCGCGCGGCGTGGGGCGTCTTTCTGCGCTGTTCGACAACTGGATGAAGCGCACCTCCATTGAAATCGACTCGGGCTGCATCTACATCAGCGGCGCAGTCGAGTTCGATGACCGCACCGGCCCCGTGCGCGATGCGCTGGCCAGTTCGGTGCTGACCTGGCACGCCGCCATGCGCCGCGCCATCGAGCAGTGCAAGGTCCTGGGCGAGTTGCGCGCCGACACCGATGCCGAGCAGATGCTCTTCGAGATCCACGGTCTCATCCTCGCGCTGCACTATGAAGCGCGGTTCCTGCAGACCCCTGGCTCCATGGGCCGGGCTGTGCAGGGCTTTCACAACACCGTGGCGCGCTACAGCGCCGAGCCGTCGGCCGAAGCCGCGCCCGCAGCCCCTGCTGCCGCCAAGCG
- a CDS encoding sensor histidine kinase — protein sequence MTSDLRTRLLLMLVLPLCLLVLVGVWMDYRSADEAAGQHDQRLVRMLPALADSVLAPPIHDNDPPLLLLAPPIEDFLRQNAGFSAYSVRDTSGRLLLGEAWVHGTVPATQAPEFHSVEFGGVTYRVAVQRGRTGAGELVVALADGSDPRQKWAQQLLLRVLLPNLVLLIAAGFAIHWAVRQAFKPLVGLAEAVERRSPRDLSPIDEAASPDEVRPLVHSLNRLFALVNAQAEGQRRFVADAAHQLRTPLAGLQAQVEAWAMMAKAAAPPRTSFPDFDRKMPLAHEDRAQGAIVLGVDQIEKLRNATRRTSQLAHQLLALSRADARSLDAQPPQRVDLKDLCESLLETFLDAATGKGLDLGLDVQLVHVTGHGWLLRELLSNLVDNAIKYTPPGGVVTIRCGLRQGRAGPPRAYVEVEDDGPGVPDSERGRVLQRFYRVPGAGGEGTGLGLAIADEIARVHRAALKLGTGPQGRGLLVTVVFPL from the coding sequence ATGACCTCTGACCTGCGCACGCGGCTGCTCCTGATGCTGGTGCTGCCGCTGTGCTTGCTGGTGCTGGTGGGGGTCTGGATGGATTACCGCTCGGCCGACGAGGCGGCGGGCCAGCATGACCAGCGCCTCGTGCGGATGCTGCCCGCGCTGGCTGATTCGGTATTGGCCCCGCCCATTCACGACAACGACCCACCGCTGTTGTTGCTGGCGCCGCCGATCGAGGATTTTTTGCGCCAGAACGCGGGCTTTTCTGCCTACAGCGTGCGCGATACCTCGGGACGCCTGCTGCTGGGAGAGGCCTGGGTGCATGGCACGGTGCCCGCCACGCAAGCCCCGGAGTTCCACAGCGTGGAGTTTGGCGGCGTGACCTACCGGGTGGCTGTGCAGCGGGGGCGCACCGGAGCGGGTGAGTTGGTGGTGGCGCTGGCCGACGGGTCCGACCCGCGCCAGAAATGGGCCCAGCAACTGCTGCTCAGGGTGCTATTGCCCAACCTGGTATTGCTGATTGCCGCAGGATTTGCCATTCACTGGGCGGTGCGCCAGGCCTTCAAGCCCTTGGTGGGCCTGGCCGAAGCGGTGGAGCGCCGCTCGCCGCGCGATCTGAGTCCCATTGACGAAGCCGCATCGCCCGACGAGGTGCGCCCGCTGGTGCACTCCCTCAACCGCCTGTTTGCGCTGGTCAATGCACAAGCCGAGGGGCAGCGCCGCTTTGTGGCCGACGCCGCACACCAACTGCGCACCCCGCTGGCAGGTCTGCAGGCGCAGGTCGAGGCCTGGGCGATGATGGCCAAGGCGGCTGCACCGCCACGCACCTCTTTCCCTGATTTCGACCGAAAAATGCCGCTAGCGCACGAAGATCGTGCGCAGGGTGCTATTGTTTTGGGAGTGGATCAGATTGAGAAACTGCGCAATGCCACGCGCCGCACTTCGCAACTGGCGCACCAGCTTCTGGCGCTGTCGCGTGCCGATGCGCGCAGCCTGGATGCCCAACCACCGCAGCGGGTGGATCTCAAGGACCTCTGCGAGTCGCTGCTGGAGACCTTTCTGGATGCAGCCACCGGCAAGGGTCTGGATCTGGGGCTCGACGTGCAGCTGGTGCATGTCACCGGCCATGGTTGGCTGTTGCGTGAACTGCTGTCCAACCTGGTGGACAACGCCATCAAATACACCCCACCGGGCGGCGTGGTCACCATTCGCTGCGGCTTGCGCCAGGGTCGGGCGGGGCCGCCACGTGCGTATGTCGAGGTGGAGGACGATGGCCCCGGCGTGCCTGATTCGGAGCGGGGCCGCGTGCTCCAGCGGTTTTATCGCGTACCCGGTGCTGGCGGCGAGGGCACGGGCCTGGGCCTGGCCATCGCCGATGAAATCGCACGCGTGCACCGGGCTGCACTCAAGCTCGGAACGGGCCCGCAGGGGCGTGGGCTGCTGGTCACCGTGGTGTTTCCGCTGTAA
- a CDS encoding response regulator transcription factor, whose protein sequence is MRLLLVEDDVMVASGIKLGLTDAGYAVDWVGSGERAEEVLRTESFDAAIIDIGLPAMDGLELTRRLRRPDMASPSMPVLILTARDALHDRVQGLDLGADDYMVKPFELPELLARLRALLRRSQAATTAVLSFGPLELDTAGRRASIRAADGEQVIELGPREWTVLEYLLINAPKPASKDKLLQALTGWDKEITPNAVEVYVSRLRGKLEPHGVALRSIRGFGYRLELQSP, encoded by the coding sequence ATGCGCCTGCTTTTGGTCGAAGACGATGTGATGGTGGCCAGTGGCATCAAGCTGGGGCTCACCGATGCGGGTTATGCGGTGGATTGGGTGGGCAGCGGCGAGCGCGCCGAAGAAGTGTTGCGCACCGAGTCTTTTGATGCGGCCATCATCGATATTGGTCTGCCCGCCATGGATGGCCTGGAGCTGACTCGCCGTCTGCGCCGCCCCGACATGGCCAGCCCCTCCATGCCGGTGCTTATCCTGACCGCTCGGGATGCCCTGCACGATCGGGTGCAGGGGCTGGACCTGGGGGCGGATGACTATATGGTCAAGCCGTTCGAGCTGCCGGAGTTGTTGGCGCGTTTGCGGGCGCTGCTGCGCCGCTCGCAGGCTGCGACGACGGCGGTGCTGAGCTTTGGCCCGCTGGAGCTGGACACGGCAGGCCGCCGCGCGAGCATTCGTGCTGCGGATGGAGAGCAGGTCATCGAACTGGGTCCCCGCGAGTGGACGGTGCTGGAGTACCTGCTCATCAACGCCCCCAAGCCCGCCAGCAAAGACAAGCTGCTGCAGGCGCTGACCGGTTGGGACAAGGAGATCACGCCCAACGCGGTCGAGGTCTATGTCTCCCGCCTGCGTGGCAAGCTGGAGCCCCATGGCGTGGCGCTGCGATCCATCCGTGGCTTTGGTTACCGGCTGGAGCTTCAGTCCCCCTGA
- the slmA gene encoding nucleoid occlusion factor SlmA: MSELSPIPEPATTDDAGDTPVARKRPKPGERREQILQALASMLEQPGAERITTAALAARLAVSEAALYRHFASKAQMFEGLIDFIEQTVFTLVTQITGRDVPGPEQSPDVGARQAARIVALLLQFGERNPGMVRVMVGDALVFEHERLQQRMNQFFDRIESTLRQCLRSAAIGSDTPTVDAQVAASVLTAFALGRLQRYARSGFKRLPSEHLEASLALIL, encoded by the coding sequence ATGTCCGAACTTTCGCCCATTCCCGAGCCTGCCACTACCGACGATGCGGGTGATACCCCGGTTGCGCGCAAGCGGCCCAAGCCCGGAGAGCGGCGCGAGCAAATCCTGCAGGCGTTGGCCTCCATGCTGGAGCAACCCGGGGCCGAGCGCATCACCACGGCCGCGCTGGCGGCGCGCCTGGCCGTCAGCGAGGCCGCCCTGTACCGCCATTTCGCCAGCAAGGCGCAGATGTTTGAAGGTCTGATTGACTTCATCGAGCAGACCGTCTTCACCCTGGTGACCCAGATCACCGGGCGCGATGTGCCCGGCCCCGAGCAGAGCCCTGACGTGGGGGCGCGCCAGGCAGCGCGCATCGTGGCGTTGCTGTTGCAGTTTGGCGAACGCAACCCTGGCATGGTGCGCGTGATGGTGGGTGACGCCCTCGTGTTTGAACATGAACGCCTGCAGCAACGCATGAACCAGTTTTTCGACCGCATCGAATCCACCCTGCGCCAGTGCCTGCGCTCGGCGGCGATTGGGTCGGACACCCCCACGGTCGATGCCCAGGTGGCCGCCAGTGTGTTGACCGCTTTTGCTTTAGGGCGCCTGCAGCGTTATGCCCGTTCAGGCTTCAAGCGACTGCCCTCTGAGCACCTGGAAGCCAGTCTGGCGCTGATCCTGTAA